The following proteins come from a genomic window of Streptomyces sp. Sge12:
- the dapB gene encoding 4-hydroxy-tetrahydrodipicolinate reductase, with protein MSKLRVAVLGAKGRIGAEAVKAVEAAEDMELVAALGRGDKLETLADAGAQVAVELTTPASVMGNLDFLIRHGIHGVVGTTGWTEDRLAQLNTWLSGSPETGVLIAPNFSIGAVLTMKFAAQAARYFESVEVVELHHPNKVDAPSGTATRTAQLIAAARAEAGLGAQPDATATALDGARGADVDGVPVHAVRLRGLLAHQEVLLGGEGETLTIRHDSLHHSSFMPGILLGTRRVTQTPGLTFGLEHFLDLG; from the coding sequence ATGAGCAAGCTGCGCGTGGCAGTCCTCGGAGCCAAGGGCCGGATCGGCGCCGAGGCGGTCAAGGCCGTCGAGGCCGCCGAGGACATGGAACTGGTCGCGGCGCTCGGCCGCGGCGACAAGCTGGAGACGCTGGCCGACGCCGGCGCCCAGGTCGCGGTCGAGCTGACCACCCCGGCATCGGTGATGGGGAACCTGGACTTCCTCATCCGCCACGGCATCCACGGCGTGGTCGGTACCACCGGCTGGACCGAGGACCGCCTCGCCCAGCTGAACACCTGGCTCTCCGGCTCGCCGGAGACCGGTGTGCTCATCGCCCCGAACTTCTCCATCGGCGCGGTCCTCACCATGAAGTTCGCCGCCCAGGCCGCCCGCTACTTCGAGTCCGTCGAGGTCGTCGAGCTGCACCACCCGAACAAGGTCGACGCCCCCTCCGGCACGGCGACCCGTACGGCGCAGCTCATCGCGGCCGCCCGCGCCGAGGCCGGCCTCGGCGCCCAGCCCGACGCCACCGCCACCGCCCTCGACGGGGCGCGCGGCGCCGACGTCGACGGAGTCCCGGTGCACGCGGTCCGCCTGCGCGGCCTGCTGGCCCACCAGGAGGTGCTCCTCGGCGGCGAGGGCGAGACCCTGACCATCCGTCACGATTCCCTGCACCACAGCAGCTTCATGCCGGGCATCCTGCTCGGCACGCGCCGAGTGACGCAGACCCCGGGCCTCACCTTCGGCCTGGAACACTTCCTCGACCTGGGCTGA
- the dapA gene encoding 4-hydroxy-tetrahydrodipicolinate synthase, translating into MAPISTPQTPFGRVLTAMITPFTADGALDLDGAQQLAVHLVDAGNDGLIINGTTGESPTTTDAEKNDLVRAVLEAVGDRAHVVAGIGTNDTRHTLELAREAERTGAHGLLAVTPYYSKPSQEGLFRHFTAIADATGLPVMLYDIPGRSGVPIDTETLVRLAEHPRIVANKDAKGDLGRASWAIAQSGLAWYSGDDMLNLPLLSVGAVGFVSVVGHVVTPELRAMLEAHLGGDVQKATEIHQKLLPVFTGMFRTQGVMTTKGALNLQGLPAGPLRLPLVELSAEETAQLKIDLAAGGVQL; encoded by the coding sequence ATGGCTCCGATCTCGACTCCGCAGACCCCCTTCGGGCGGGTCCTCACCGCCATGATCACGCCGTTCACGGCGGATGGCGCACTCGACCTCGACGGCGCGCAGCAGCTCGCCGTCCACCTGGTGGACGCAGGCAACGACGGCCTGATCATCAACGGCACCACCGGTGAGTCGCCGACCACCACCGACGCGGAGAAAAACGACCTCGTACGAGCCGTGCTCGAAGCCGTCGGAGACCGCGCCCACGTGGTCGCCGGCATCGGTACGAATGACACCCGCCACACCCTCGAGCTGGCCCGCGAGGCCGAGCGCACCGGCGCCCACGGCCTGCTCGCCGTCACCCCGTACTACAGCAAGCCGTCGCAGGAGGGCCTCTTCCGGCACTTCACGGCGATCGCCGACGCCACCGGGCTGCCGGTCATGCTCTACGACATCCCCGGCCGCAGTGGTGTCCCGATCGACACCGAAACCCTGGTCCGGCTGGCCGAGCACCCCCGTATCGTTGCCAACAAGGACGCCAAGGGCGACCTCGGCCGCGCCAGCTGGGCCATCGCGCAGAGCGGCCTGGCCTGGTACTCGGGCGACGACATGCTGAACCTGCCGCTCCTGTCGGTCGGCGCGGTCGGCTTCGTCTCGGTGGTCGGCCACGTGGTCACCCCCGAACTGCGCGCCATGCTGGAGGCCCACCTGGGCGGAGACGTCCAGAAGGCGACCGAGATCCACCAGAAGCTGCTCCCGGTCTTCACCGGTATGTTCCGCACTCAGGGTGTGATGACCACCAAGGGTGCGCTGAACCTGCAGGGCCTGCCCGCGGGCCCGCTGCGGCTCCCGCTGGTCGAGCTGTCCGCCGAAGAGACCGCCCAGCTCAAGATCGACCTTGCCGCCGGCGGGGTACAGCTCTGA
- a CDS encoding tetratricopeptide repeat protein, with the protein MRAKITYFLTAAVLVVYFVLAGSRGLMLIRHGTLLTVTFGVAVLILPVIGIWFLWQNTRFVTRANHLATELEAEGGLPVDELERDKYGRILRDSADEVFARRKAETEDAPGDWRSWFRLAVAYRDARDTPRARKAMQRAIALYDKKPVQV; encoded by the coding sequence ATGCGCGCGAAGATCACGTACTTCCTCACGGCCGCCGTCCTGGTGGTCTACTTCGTCCTGGCCGGCAGCCGGGGCCTGATGCTGATCCGGCACGGAACCCTGCTCACGGTCACCTTCGGGGTGGCCGTGCTGATCCTGCCGGTCATCGGCATCTGGTTCCTCTGGCAGAACACCCGGTTCGTGACGCGGGCCAACCACCTCGCGACCGAGCTGGAGGCCGAGGGCGGACTGCCCGTCGACGAGCTGGAACGGGACAAGTACGGGCGGATCCTGCGGGACTCCGCCGACGAGGTCTTCGCGCGCCGCAAGGCCGAGACCGAGGACGCGCCGGGGGACTGGCGCAGCTGGTTCCGGCTCGCCGTCGCCTACCGCGACGCCCGGGACACCCCGCGGGCGCGCAAGGCCATGCAGCGGGCGATCGCCCTGTACGACAAGAAGCCCGTACAGGTCTGA
- a CDS encoding PH domain-containing protein, translating to MPLPFLTADGVSDVDDDVDGDEILAHADQDRWRRPYRPGPWRVGIGALLLLLSAFMLLATMIIAFAGSWGGTVVCLVAALAVVGSAVQTLRVGVWVSPAGLRRVGFFVTRTLPWSEVGELRTVQQPVRWLGLPRTVQGQALTMSAPGGAEPPVLLTDHNADFLSRTEAFDRAADTVGAWADEYRPVAA from the coding sequence GTGCCCCTGCCCTTTCTGACGGCCGACGGCGTGTCCGATGTGGATGACGACGTCGACGGCGACGAGATCCTGGCCCATGCCGACCAGGACCGCTGGCGCCGGCCCTACCGGCCCGGGCCCTGGCGCGTGGGGATCGGCGCGCTGCTGCTCCTGCTGTCGGCGTTCATGCTGCTGGCCACGATGATCATCGCCTTCGCGGGCAGCTGGGGCGGGACGGTGGTCTGCCTGGTCGCCGCCCTCGCGGTCGTCGGTTCGGCGGTGCAGACCCTGCGCGTGGGCGTGTGGGTGAGCCCCGCGGGGCTGCGCCGGGTGGGGTTCTTCGTGACCCGGACCCTCCCGTGGAGCGAGGTCGGCGAGCTCCGTACGGTGCAGCAGCCGGTGCGCTGGCTCGGACTGCCGAGGACCGTACAGGGCCAGGCGCTGACGATGTCCGCGCCGGGCGGGGCGGAGCCGCCGGTGCTGCTGACCGACCACAACGCCGATTTCCTGTCGCGGACCGAGGCCTTCGACCGGGCCGCCGACACGGTGGGGGCCTGGGCCGACGAGTACCGGCCCGTGGCCGCCTGA
- a CDS encoding M16 family metallopeptidase gives MMSRSSRVTARPSSEGRAVARTQTLLKGRSGIGTVRRTVLPGGLRVVTETLPSVRSATFGIWAHVGSRDETPTLNGATHYLEHLLFKGTHQRSALDISSAIDAVGGEMNAFTAKEYTCYYARVLDTDLPLAIDVVCDMLTGSLIREEDVDAERGVILEEIAMTEDDPGDMVHDLFAQTMYGDTPLGRPVLGSVDTINALGADRIRRFYKKHYDPTHLVVAAAGNVDHNKVVRQVRAAFEKAGALTRTDAEPIGPRSGTKRIRTAGRVDLVGRKTEQAHVVLGMPGLARTDERRWALGVLNTALGGGMSSRLFQEVREKRGLAYSVYSYTSGFADTGLFGVYAGCRPNQVHDVLRICRDELDKVAAEGLADDEIKRAVGQLSGSTVLGLEDTGAIMNRIGKSELCWGDQMSVDDMLARIAAVTPDDVRSVAQDVLAQRPSLAVIGPLKEKQAARLDEAVA, from the coding sequence GTGATGTCGCGTAGTTCCCGTGTGACGGCCCGCCCCTCTTCGGAGGGGCGGGCCGTCGCCCGTACCCAAACCCTCCTCAAGGGCCGCAGCGGCATCGGCACCGTCCGGCGTACGGTCCTGCCCGGCGGACTGCGCGTCGTCACCGAGACGCTGCCCTCCGTCCGCTCCGCCACCTTCGGCATCTGGGCGCACGTCGGCTCCCGTGACGAGACGCCCACGCTGAACGGCGCCACGCACTACCTGGAGCACCTCCTCTTCAAGGGCACGCACCAGCGCAGCGCCCTCGACATCTCCTCCGCGATCGACGCGGTCGGCGGCGAGATGAACGCCTTCACGGCGAAGGAGTACACCTGCTACTACGCCCGGGTGCTCGACACCGACCTGCCGCTGGCCATCGACGTGGTCTGCGACATGCTCACCGGCTCGCTGATCCGTGAGGAGGACGTCGACGCCGAGCGCGGAGTCATCCTCGAAGAGATCGCGATGACCGAGGACGATCCGGGCGACATGGTGCACGACCTGTTCGCGCAGACCATGTACGGGGACACCCCCCTCGGCCGCCCGGTCCTCGGCAGCGTCGACACGATCAACGCCCTCGGCGCCGACCGGATCCGCCGCTTCTACAAGAAGCACTACGATCCGACCCACCTGGTCGTCGCCGCCGCCGGCAACGTCGACCACAACAAGGTCGTACGCCAGGTCCGCGCCGCCTTCGAGAAGGCCGGCGCGCTGACCCGCACCGACGCCGAACCGATCGGCCCGCGCAGCGGCACCAAGCGCATCCGCACCGCCGGCCGCGTCGACCTGGTCGGCCGCAAGACCGAGCAGGCCCACGTGGTCCTCGGCATGCCGGGGCTCGCCCGTACCGACGAGCGCCGCTGGGCGCTCGGCGTACTGAACACCGCCCTCGGCGGCGGCATGTCCTCGCGCCTCTTCCAGGAGGTCCGGGAGAAGCGCGGCCTCGCCTACAGCGTGTACTCGTACACCTCGGGCTTCGCCGACACCGGCCTCTTCGGCGTGTACGCGGGCTGCCGGCCCAACCAGGTGCACGACGTGCTGCGGATCTGCCGCGACGAGCTCGACAAGGTCGCGGCCGAAGGCCTGGCCGACGACGAGATCAAGCGGGCCGTCGGCCAGCTCTCCGGATCCACCGTCCTCGGACTGGAGGACACCGGCGCGATCATGAACCGCATCGGCAAGAGCGAGCTGTGCTGGGGCGACCAGATGTCGGTCGACGACATGCTGGCCCGGATCGCCGCCGTGACCCCGGACGACGTCCGCTCGGTCGCACAGGATGTACTGGCCCAGAGGCCCTCGCTCGCGGTGATCGGCCCGCTGAAGGAGAAGCAGGCGGCCCGTCTCGACGAAGCGGTCGCCTAG
- the thyX gene encoding FAD-dependent thymidylate synthase, whose translation MSETAASDLKPSFRSEVTVELVKHSAADSDVLWAARVSTAGEQSLEELQKDPERSKGLINYLMRDRHGSPFEHNSMTFFISAPIFVFREFMRHRVGWSYNEESGRYRELEPVFYVPDAERKLVQEGRPGKYIFVEGTQAQQELTARVMEDSYVQAYEAYREMLAAGVAREVARSVLPVGLFSSMYATCNARSLMHFLGLRTQHELAAVPSFPQREIEMVGEKMEQHWAKLMPLTYAAFNGNGRVAP comes from the coding sequence GTGAGCGAAACCGCCGCTTCAGATCTGAAACCCAGCTTCCGCAGCGAGGTGACGGTGGAGCTGGTGAAGCACTCAGCCGCCGACTCCGACGTGCTGTGGGCCGCCCGGGTCTCCACGGCCGGCGAGCAGTCGCTGGAGGAGCTGCAGAAGGACCCGGAGCGTTCCAAGGGCCTCATCAACTATCTGATGCGCGACCGCCACGGCAGCCCCTTCGAGCACAACTCGATGACCTTCTTCATCAGCGCTCCGATCTTCGTCTTCCGCGAGTTCATGCGGCACCGCGTGGGCTGGTCGTACAACGAGGAATCGGGCCGCTACAGGGAGCTCGAGCCGGTCTTCTACGTCCCGGACGCCGAGCGCAAGCTGGTCCAGGAGGGCCGCCCGGGCAAGTACATCTTCGTCGAGGGCACGCAGGCGCAGCAGGAGCTGACCGCGCGCGTCATGGAGGACTCCTACGTGCAGGCCTACGAGGCCTACCGGGAGATGCTCGCGGCGGGCGTGGCCCGGGAGGTTGCCCGTTCGGTCCTGCCGGTCGGTCTTTTCTCCTCGATGTACGCCACCTGCAACGCGCGCTCGCTGATGCACTTCCTCGGTCTGCGGACGCAGCACGAGCTCGCGGCCGTCCCGTCCTTCCCGCAGCGGGAGATCGAGATGGTCGGCGAGAAGATGGAGCAGCACTGGGCGAAGCTCATGCCGCTGACGTACGCGGCCTTCAACGGCAACGGTCGCGTTGCCCCGTAA